GCTATGACTTCGGCTTCGTAGTTCCTCTTTAAACCTTCGAGCGCTGCTCGAGTTCGGTCCATCTTGAATACATTCGAGAAATCATTTCTTCTTGATCGGCAATGGCCTGGGTTGTCTCTCTCATTTTTTGCGAAGACTCAATCACCGAGGAGTCCTGTAAAGACAAGACTAATTTCTCTAAATTCTGCTTGGCCTGGGAAATATTATGTTCCATTTCTGCAAACTCTTTTTGCTCTTTGGCGCTGAGTTTTTTTAAACCTTCCAGCTTGGAAGGAACTGCCCTCACCGTTTCCTTTTTAGTCATCGGTGAGCCTTTGTGCTGGAGTTTTTCTTTTTGCGAGTTCCACCAGTCTTCCCACTGATAAAGATCCGAGAACATCACAAGATCTTTCTCGGGAGCCTCATTGGGAGGAAACGCGAGAATTTGATGTGTGGCGGCCTGAAGGAAATAGCGATCATGGGAGACCAGAATCACGCCGCCTTGATACTCTTGCAAACACGATTCTAAAATATTTAAAGTCGCAAAATCCAGATCATTGGTCGGCTCATCGAGAACCAAAAGATTTCCCGAAGTTAACATCAGTCTGGCCAGCAGCAAGCGACTTTGCTCCCCCCCTGACAACTTAGCCACTGGCATATCCATTTGGGTCGGACCAAATAGAAATCGACTCAAGTAACTTCGCACATGCACCTTTTGTCCGGCGTAATCGACATGATCCCCGTAGGGACACACGGTCTTCATCACGCTGGTTTCTGGATTTAGTGACTCTCGATTTTGCTCAAAATAGACTGCATTTAAATTTTCGGCATGAAAAACTTTTCCCTGTGAGGGCTCTTCTATTCCTAAGATCACGCGAATGAGAGAGCTCTTTCCGCAACCATTGGTACCTAAAAGCCCAATTCTAGTTTTAGGACCAATCAAGATGTTTACATTTTCGAACAGAGTTTTATCCCCATAGCTCTTTTGAACATCAGTGAGCTCCACTAACTTTTTGGGAGCTTTTTCTTGGCTATGAAAATCCATACGAACTTCGCGCACGGTATTTTTTTGAGTGAGATCTTCCACCTCTTGTTTTAACTCGTGAGCCCGAGTGATTCGCCCTTGCTGCTTCGTTTGCCGCGCCTTCGCCCCACGACGAAGCCATTCGACCTCTCGGCG
This region of Bdellovibrionales bacterium genomic DNA includes:
- a CDS encoding ABC-F family ATP-binding cassette domain-containing protein; the encoded protein is MSILITARQLSKSFGTRSLFKSLSFAIESGEKIALIGPNGAGKSTLLKILSGSETPDGGEVHKQKGLKVAYLAQVPLFKKDATIFSTILESLDEDDWEGMGRAHEVISRLDLLRWGDPESVLIKQLSGGWKKRVALARELVKSPDILLLDEPTNHLDVDSILWLEEFLTSANITLLMITHDRQFLQRVCERILELDARLPEGVLDVRGDYTAYLELKDEQLSSQQEREKVLKNTLRREVEWLRRGAKARQTKQQGRITRAHELKQEVEDLTQKNTVREVRMDFHSQEKAPKKLVELTDVQKSYGDKTLFENVNILIGPKTRIGLLGTNGCGKSSLIRVILGIEEPSQGKVFHAENLNAVYFEQNRESLNPETSVMKTVCPYGDHVDYAGQKVHVRSYLSRFLFGPTQMDMPVAKLSGGEQSRLLLARLMLTSGNLLVLDEPTNDLDFATLNILESCLQEYQGGVILVSHDRYFLQAATHQILAFPPNEAPEKDLVMFSDLYQWEDWWNSQKEKLQHKGSPMTKKETVRAVPSKLEGLKKLSAKEQKEFAEMEHNISQAKQNLEKLVLSLQDSSVIESSQKMRETTQAIADQEEMISRMYSRWTELEQRSKV